The genomic DNA GAAGACATTCATCTCCTCTGTAATTTTATGCCATCGAATCAGTATGCTGATGTATTGATCACAAAAGACAAAGTGACAAGAATAGCATCTAAAATATGCTTCAACGATGGAGATTGCaataattataattcaaattCCGGAAAGATGACATGGCATACGGACGAATCATCTGCTGAATTGACAATCAACAAATGGAGTATGAGTGACCAAGGAGATTATCAATGCACTGTGGACAACATCAGATCAAATACCGTGAATCTGAGAAAAATAATGCCTGGTAAGTACTAGACTGTAACTAGACAACTCATACtgatattaaatataaaatgtcGAAGATATCTTTCTCGAAGACGCCTTGTCCCCACTGAGGCTCCGGAACAACTTGTCAGTTGCCGGATCTGGGTTTCATCATGGAGAGTTGTTCGGAAGTGGTTCTGCTGTCAAGTAATAGCGATTTATACGCTTTGCGAATTCTGTAATGAGGGTGACCCCAAAAGTATAGTCATGTTGACAATTTGGCATTTGTTGACTAGACACTGTTTCTCTTGAAAGATTGATCAATACACGATTCCTCACAtataaataatttatgtttAAGCCTCCATAATACTTGgcaaatgtatgtttttgttttattgttttgtttttttacaaacGCATGAAGAACAACCCGACACTCCAGAAATTATGCTCAACGTTCTGAAAGCTGGtgaagaaagcaaaataaactgTACTTCAAACAATGGATACCCATCACCTGTCATCTATTGGTATATGGAATCAAGAAACCTCACGAGGAACTCATCTATCCTGATGGAAAGGAATGATAATGGACGATGGAAGGCGACCAGTACTCTTACTTTTACACCATTAAGACATGATAACGGAAAAGGTCTTATCTGCCAGGTAGTCCAACCGACAGCGCCTCTTATGTCTTCGCAGAACGAGACCATGGTCCTCAACATTCTCTGTAAGTTACACGTGAGAAACAGCCTGTTCACTATCCTGGAAATTGATACTATTGTTTCTTTTTCACAGCATAGGGTCATCTTCTGCAATATACGAGTATGCATTCCTTTAGGCTTTAAAACCCCCATCGATTAAAAGACCTGAATGCAACAATTTGGCAATCAAAACTTTTACAAATTTTTCATAAAGTCTAAATACATTAATCTAGAAGTATCACACTCCCTCCTTCGCTAACTCGATTTGACTGACATACTTTGATGTTTATGTTTAGCTCATGCGTTTTACGTACCATTAATTTCTCTTTTGTATTTACAACACAGACCCACCCATCATTTCTCTTCGACTTCTTGATAACGTAGAGGCGGTTTCCAGCATGACCAGTGTCGAATTCGAATGTACAGCAGATGCAAACCCAAAAGTCCTTAACTTTGCTTGGTACCTCAATCGGTTGACCTTAAACAACAGCACAAGACATCGTATTATCCTTGACAGGCTTCAGAGTAAAACAGTTTCAACTAGTCGCCTTATCATCAATGATGTTCAACGGATGCATTCTGGGAAATATGAATGTCACGTGATTACCGTTCTTGGTAATGCCACTGCGACTCTGAACTTTTCTTGTGAGTATCCACTAATTAGTGTATCACCCCATTATTTTATGTCGTTGCCTTATCATCCACAATGTACCCTCAGATAATTTTTATAATACATTtacttaaaaaagaaaagtgcAATTGTGATATCGAATAATATAGTTatcaattaccccccccccccctgtatatTATAGATATCTCAGATCGACTTCCCCTGCTCTTCATCGACCAAAACCAGACGACATCTTCAACTCTCTTCGTTGCCTGGCAAGTAGAAGTAGGGTTCGGTGGCGGTTTTCAACAGACATTCAATCTGGAATACTGTCCAAACAATacagtacattttttttcttttaaactttttattgatcaaACAATCGGTATGTCcaacaataatcataatatcaatCACATTTACAATGGTATAGGATACACTCACAAAAAAAACGATTCAAAAACATACATCACAGTTGTACATGAAAAGTGTGTAACAAATAACATTATCTGTATATCAATGGTATAATCAAAAGATTTTTTCAACAGGGGtccattttttatagtgcaATCCTTTAATATGCCTCTGTTTTGCAATTTTAAGTTCAATCAGTTTAATAttagaaataaaagatattagCCCTCTTATACATGGTTGTGTGTTTTTACACTTTTCTACGTAAACATATCTTTTGAACATTAGTACCAAATGGTTCAGTAGCATTTTGTGGGGGCCTTTCCAGTCCATAATGAATCCAAATATCATTCTTTTCTTAGTAAAATCTTCAAACTTAATATTAAAGCTCTTGCCAATCTTATAGATAAATTCCCGTCGAAGATTATAAATAACATCACAGTCAAAAAACAAATGAACAGGTGTCTCTAAATTTGAGTGACAGAACGTGCAAGTTTCTGAGTCCACCACTTTCATCTTAAACAATCTATGATTAGTATACAGTATATtatgaattaatttgaattgaaaaactcTAATTTTTGCTTCTATTGTGCACTTGAACGGAAGGGTGTAGATTTGAGACCAGTCATCATCTTGAATATTAAAGGttgtagaaaataattgttCACTAACTGGTCTGGTTATCAACCCAGATAAAAGGTTCTTGTAAATTGCTTTGGATTTCACATTACATAATGCAGAAGTCCCTTCtgcaaaataatcatacaatttATGTAATTCCTCTTCAAtgtatttctttctatctaCAACTTCTTCATCTAAGCCATTTCCTTCCATTTCAATactttcacatatatttttcaattcctcCTCTAGTTCTTGTCTTTGTTTTcccttttcaccttttttcttctttgagtATGGGATGGTAAATTTTCTAATTCTGTATTTCAGCCAATCCCACAACATTTTCTTATCATGTTTTTGTTCACATTCATCAACCCAAGATGGGAGGCTGCCACTGAGAGCTGTAACAAATTCCTCATTCCTTAGTAAGCTGTTGTTAAATTTCCAATATGAGGGtcccattttttgtttttcagtaTGGAGGTGCAAGGTAACATAATCATGATCAGATAAGACACATGGGTACATATCATTTTCTACGACAACAGACCGCAGAGCGTCTGTGACCAACCAGAAGTCTAGTCTTGACTGAATATATGGATTAAGTCTCCTCCATGTAAACCTCTTTGTTGTTTGGTTTCTTGTTCTCCAAATATCAATAAGACAAAAGCATTCTTTCAGTTTTTCTATTGTTGTACATCACGTACATGAACGTTTCCACACTGTTCTCATACTACCACCTTCTCTATCCATATCCAAGTCCTGTATAAAGTTAAAGTCTCCTCCTATTATGCATTTGTGTCCTTCATCATTAAATTCTTGTAATTTCAAATAAAGATCAGTAAATATTCCACATGTTCCTTTTCATTATTGGGTGCATATACATTaacaatgatatatatttccttTCGTACTTCAACTTTGATGCATAAAAAGCGACCTACTTTATCTTTAATCGAGTCGAGAAGTTTAATATCTGGTGTTCTCCTCAAAATCATACAAGCTCCTCTGCTCATTGATGTACCATGACTAAATATTATGTCTGATCTAATTTGATTCCTCCACCATATCTCATCCTTTTCTGTGGAATGTGTTTCTTGTAGCAAAATTATGTCCTTTTTTAATTTCGATAAGAAATTGAAGTATCGTTTTCTAGTCTTGAAATCCCCTAATCCATTTACATTATGCGTCATTAATTTTAAAtccattgtttgaaaaaatcagACGATGGTCCCactaaaaaacacaaacaattacaatataacggcaaacaaaaaaaacagaatgattGCGGCTTTCCCAACCACTTGCTTCATGCTTGGAGTGATGCTTTGCGTGGTGAACAAAATGATCTTATAAGCCTATATGCTTATCAGCATTTGTCTTTAAATAAGATTCACTATATTAGAactttcattgtttctttttttccttgctTTTTTTCCACCAATGTTGTGTAAATTTTTACTGTCAATGCCGAATCTGTCAATGCATTCTCAGTCTTTCTTATACTCTTCTTCCTTCTGTGTTTGTTTGTCCCGATAAAACAGCCTAGCCGGATACTTGAAGTAGGCCTTTCCATGCTCTTTCTTCAGCTTCTGTCGGGTATGCGACATCTTTCGCTGGTCTCTTATCTCCTTCGGCAGCATTTCATCAATGAATATGGGGTTCCCCTTCCCCTCGTAGACGAATGGCTTGTCTTTTAGTAGTTTTCGAGCACTTGCAAGTACAGAGCTTCTTGTGGTATACCTATTGAATGCCACCATAATCGGGCGGGGAGCCCCTCTTTCAGATCGCTGACCTGAACGGTGTGCCCTTTCTATGCATAAATCCTGCCCTCGTAGATCCAAATGAGACTCTCCAAAGGCCTGAATCAGCTTCTCACAATTGCCTTTCTCACAGCCTTCAGGAAAGCCAAAGAATACAGCAGTGCATCTCATTTCTCTAGCTGCAAGATCAACAAATTGACCCTTCATTCTTGCATTCTCTTTCTCAAGCTCTCTAACCCTATCCTTCATTTCCTTCAGCTCAAAATCAGTGTGTTGTTCCTTTTCTTTCAGTTTGTCAAtgtcttttctattttcattaattttctgaAGGGCCAGATCTAAGTTCACATTCATCTTGTCAACTTTATTATTGGTACAATCTACTTTGGTGATGATCGTAAGAAGCATTTCTTTCATATCATTCGGGTTACCTGCCTCGCTGTCATGCCCGTTCGTTCGACGTTTTTTCTCAACATGTCCATCCTCCGGCGGAGCGCCGGACTCTCCCCGGTCCGCGCCTCAGGCTCGGCTCCTCGCGGGTGTCTAGTTCTTCAGCACGAGACCCGGCATGGTCGACAACGGGCTCTGTTTCCATAATTTGTTgtccttctttgttttttacttctTCCATGCCTTCTGATTCGTCTTCAATCTTTTCTAGATActtatgtatattttgattttttaagatCCTCTTCATCTCGTTAAAATTCCTCGGTCTTTTTCACCAGTTGCAAATTACGTTATGTGCTTCACAGCGCCATCTTCCGTCCCTCCAACAATACAGTACATTAGTACTGTACATTAGTAAAGAAGAGAGAGTGTGGTGTTGTCACCAACTTTACAAATACATTCTCTGAACTAGATGAATAAAAGTTCCATGAAATTTGCTCTAGCGACAATTGTTCTGCTGttaattccacacactaattaaatgattgatatcAAGCTTGGATTTTACaaataccctatcctaaacctaacaaacgaccctattgcaaccctacaaacaggggcggatccagggttTCCAAAAGTTGGCGGCATATTTTCCCGTAcagaggaaaatttgacaagcccccccaaattaagttttcaccaaaatttaagttaatttcgtccacgaaacaatttgacaggcaaaaaagGTCCTCAATTTCAAAAGGGGGACCGTGGTAGTGTTAGTAtggtatatttacattaaaaatttgaCTGTGAGTCTAAAAGGGGCACGCCTGTGCCTACCAATAACCCAATATCTTAGAAGATATAATGCCCGGATCAATTGTTGCCAGATGAAATGTCGTGTTACAAAATTAAATGCGATCACCAGGTATCGGCTAACCATGAACAAAGAATGGTTGATTAGTAGAAGTTGTTTTTGCTTCATATGGGCATAGCTGATACACGTACTTTAAATTCTTACAAATTAAACACACAGTGTATTTAGAAATACTTCTACCTACTCATTTATGTTGGATGAAAACTTACGTCGTGATTAGAATGGCCTATAATGATATCCAAATCCGTCGGCCCCTCTAGAGCTGACGAACGTTACGatattaaaattttgtcatCGTCTTGTAGTTGAACCATACATTTCAACAATAGGAGTTCCTTAGTGTCGTATGTTGGTAGACCTTTACCAGgaccctgtttttttttaacgcGGTACTTATTTACATTTGGCAAGCACAAAACCTTACGCTACAAAATTAAGGTCATTTTGTcgcgagaaatttgacaagcaagaaagGTTATGGAGAATAAGACAAGCAGCACCCCCACGAAAAATATTAGGGGTGCTTCCACAGCCCGACTACCCCCTTCCCGGGGAAATTACTCTCTACTATATTCATGTAAACACATATCGACTTTTATAATTGAGTAATAAATTACTGATTCGAAGAAAATTGATACAATCAATAGAAAGTATTTATTAATCAATGTTTGCCTCGTGTCAGACATTTTGGGACAATACTTTGCTTTCAAAATAAAACCAAGGACTACATCTAAATGTCCATGATAAAACTAAACACATGAATTATCAAACAGAACTTATCAAACCAGGTGTGCTTTCATTAAACAGCACACTCTGTCGTTGAGAAACAAACATGACATTTCACATGAATATGTGGCCTTTCAATTCTTAGGAATGATATACACAACCATTATCATTTGTATTGCATCGGCACATTCGTCGGAATCGGAATACGTCGGGAACCAAATTTGTTTATCCATTGTCTTTGGAATTCTAATTCTAGTAACGGCCATTTCGTCAAGTCGAAACTTTTTAAACGATAGTCACTTCAACTTCACATGTTACTCCCAGAAAATGGCCTCTCGTTATCTTTACTTTTTCTTATTGTTGATATTTGGTAAAGGTAAGtggaaaaattatttcaaacgaATTGTTTTTTCATTCACAGCTTCCATAATAATATTAAGGGCATATCTTATAGctcctctattttttttttcaatgttattaTTTCATCGAGGAGTATAATTTTTTACCACCAGCAAAAGATGGAGCCACAATCTGTGCTTccatgaaagagaaaaaaaatattactaaaatGTATAAACGTAATCAAAGTGAAGCCAATCTCACAGAATTTccaatgattatttttaccttcACTCATCCCATTTTTGTGTCATAATGTGTTTTGTATAATAAATCAGTATGTTGCGTCATAAATTGCAATGCAATGGAGCAAAGTGTGCTATCAAGAGTTGTAACCCCTTATTAcgttcaaaaaatatatttacatacatgtagattggaaAACTAAGcattatatacaataaaatctATTTGCAAAATTTTCCAATGTGGAAATTCGTACCAAGGGCTCCAGAAGCACTCAATATatgaagagaaaaaatcaaattcatttctgtcacaattctttatttttaactTGTATATCCTGTTATCagcgtattaaaaaaaaattacagcaGAAGTAGTAGAATGGGCAGTAAAATACTTTTgtgataaaaggaaaagaaatattttactttctgatattttcatttcattttgatctCTTTAGATTGCTTGGCGGAATTTACAGTGGCACTAGAACCACCGGTTAACTTACCCACCATGGGGGATGATTTCACAATGACGTGCAGCTATTGGCCTCCATTACCAGGCAGCGTGATAAAatggtcacatggccaagggaATGTCATTGCTACTTTTGACCAGGAAAGCTACAAAATTCGATATTCAATTTTAGATCAACTAAGGTTCAAGTTGACAGGGGATAACAACAGCTCTTCCATTACAATAAACAATCTGAATACTGACGATAGtggaaattatacatgtattgtactgAATCACAATGGACGCAAATCATCGACTTTGGCATTAGAAGTATTATATCCaggtaagatatatattttgttatttcagaatattcctgaaactCATTACTGCCAATTCCATAAATCATTTATGTAATGCAAGGATGCCGAAAAACGTCATTAAGAGTCAAGACGTTCCGGTGCTGTCCAGGGGCGCCGGGAAACATGAAAACAAACTGTAACATTTTCAGCCACCCTTTGGTGTGCAAATGGTCTATTGCAGATTATATTCAGTTCATCTATCGTCAAAAAACAAAGGCAAATAACGATATTTTTGCATGCGTTTTAATGCTTTTTGATTTATCACATTATTATCTTCGACCCAGTAAATAAGATATCATCATGTTCGATCTGAAAATAAGTCGGGAGAATGT from Lytechinus variegatus isolate NC3 chromosome 8, Lvar_3.0, whole genome shotgun sequence includes the following:
- the LOC121420269 gene encoding synaptogenesis protein syg-2-like, which produces MLNVLKAGEESKINCTSNNGYPSPVIYWYMESRNLTRNSSILMERNDNGRWKATSTLTFTPLRHDNGKGLICQVVQPTAPLMSSQNETMVLNILYPPIISLRLLDNVEAVSSMTSVEFECTADANPKVLNFAWYLNRLTLNNSTRHRIILDRLQSKTVSTSRLIINDVQRMHSGKYECHVITVLGNATATLNFSYCLAEFTVALEPPVNLPTMGDDFTMTCSYWPPLPGSVIKWSHGQGNVIATFDQESYKIRYSILDQLRFKLTGDNNSSSITINNLNTDDSGNYTCIVLNHNGRKSSTLALEVLYPAPPSDVIISGIQSHGGYHENSYVTMTTGDPQDITCTVQGARPPALIEWNIDVERIRVMGQINVVEGQSYVSHRVATITPFPVETEMCSKQHCPSFGKVASENSTPRSSTMTSLQSGIIFNFLVATRTSSASSESHGGEQAYM